Genomic DNA from Peribacillus sp. FSL H8-0477:
AGGCTAAACCAGTTGAAAAAAACACATTTTGATGCCACCACAGCATCATCCATTTTAACGTAACCCTTCTCCCTTTCGACCACCCAAAACACGACACCACTCGTTTGTTTTATAAGGTTCACCTCACCACTACCGCAGCAGTTCAGTTCAAAGTCTAATCAGGTCTGCTCCCACCGTTGGCATTCTTTTATTTGTCTGGTACCACCCAAACAAACAGAGAACCCAGTACGACTTCCCACATTAGTACATTAAAGTTAATCATCACGTCACGTTTTCTCGTTACAGTCCCTACAGGTCTCTAAAAAGACCAGTGGTAGAATATAGAAAACCCACCTTACTACCCGATTTATCGGTTTCAGTTGGAAACTGTAAGTCATTGAAATTACGGTCTGAATACGTCTCGTGAATCATTTAGGAGTAAGAATCTTTTAATTATTTTTATAGCCAGTCAGACCCCTTTCAGTAAGACCTATCTTACTGTTGTAACGGTTGAGCTTTTTAGGCTATCCCTTTCGGAATATTAACCAATATGCCACATGGTATTTCTCCCATAAGACAGTGATTAGCGACCATCCCCGCACTCCAAAACGTCGTGGTATTTCTGCCACCCCGTTTTATGGATTTGTCCCAAAGGACTTACCACTTCTATAACATTCTTTGTATTATTACCTTATTTACAAATTATCGTTTCGTTATGCTATAACCTAATAGCTTTTAGACAAACGAACAACAATTTGAGGCAATGAAGGAATAAACCAAAATGCCCTCAAGAGATATATTAATGCTCGAATGATAGTAACGTTTAACCATAAAAGGATGAAGAAAAGATTCAGGAGGAAATCAATCAATAGGTACATTCTAAGAACTGTGAGGTTCGGAATGACCTCCCCTCTTTATCTACAAACTGAAAAGACAGCCATCAAAGGCTGTCTTCTTTCACCTTATCCGTATTTTTAAATAAAGTCGATCATCAAAGGACTGATTCCCTTTGATCAGTCCTTTTGACGATTTATATTGCCGAAAACATAAGGGATCTTCTTGTAGTATTTTTCGTAAACACTCTTCCGTTTCCTCAAGTGTAGATTTTAGCAAGGGGTATCCATCTGAAGCTAAAATGAGTTCTTCGGTTTCAGCAGGTACGTTGATGACTTTTACAGCCGAAGGGTCAATTGGATACCCATTGACGACTGCAAATCCATATTGATTGGCTGAATCATTTTGCAAATAATATTGCTGTTGAATAAGCGGCTGAATATATTCCCATCCCGTATCATGGACCAGCAGCTCGTCTATCGTTTTTCCCTTCTTCATTTCTGCTTCCAAGTACATGGATCTAGCATTTGCACTAATGCTGTCGATTTCCTTTTCATTTTTATATAGCTTACCATTCATCAATAATTGGCAATCACCGATCTGCCAGACTTCATGAAAAAAGCTGCTATAAACAAGCAGGCTTGCGGACGGTGCCATCCATCTCTCTTTTTCAATTTCTTGAATAAGGTCATATTCATTATAAGCCTGCTGCATATTTTTATTAATTGCCTCCAGCATCTCCTCAAGATTCGTTTGTGGTGGCAGGGTACTAACTGTCTCTTTAATGATCTCAGCGGCAAACCGGCCAGGTGCTTTTCCATGGATCAGTTTTCCTGTTACATTGGTTGCACCGTCCACTACCATGGCAAAATGGTCATTACAAAAAAATAAATCTTCACATTTCTCAGGATTCCCCAATTTCCCTTCGCTAAAGTTCACTAGTATTCTCATAAATGTCACCTCTTCATTCATCAGTGACTTGATTCCATCTCTTTTCGTCCTCAGATGTTAAATCAAAGCCCTGTTTACCTATGCTTTGTTTGATGCTAAGTTGATAAGCTGGATATTGCCGAAAATGACTAATATATTGCTCGGACTCAGCGACAGTCTTTATTGGAGGAATTAACGTTCCTTCCACTGACATTTTAAGTATGACATCCTTTTCTTGTACATAGGAGAAAAAGCTTTGTATTGTTTCTTTTGACGCATCCCTGTTTTGAAATACCGAAAGTCCGCTTCCATTGACCAGTAACCGTTCTGAGGAACTCGGAAATGCCATAGGCTCCCATGTAAATGTGCTGCCTATCAATTTCTCCAGTAGATGCAGTTTACTGGAAGAACTAATCAACACGCCAGCATGTCCATTCACAAAATCAGTTAAAGCCATCATTGATGAGTATTCCGAAAAAAACAGATCTTCGTCCTTCGATTGATCCGTTTCACTGAGATCAGGAGGGAGCATATTCAACTTATACCAAGGATACATAGCATCCGCTAAGATAATTTTTTTTGAATCCGACTTCTCCCATAGATCCTGCAGTGTCTGGATGTTCAGCTTATCTTTATACTTATTACGATTAACGTAAAGAATGGGTACTTCATATCCAAGCGGAAGGGCGTACAAGTTTTCATTAGTCGAAAACCGGACCTTGATCACCTCTATTAAACTTGCGGCGAATTCCTCTTCTACATATTCATCAACAGGCATAATAGACTGGTCCTCAACGAATGGAAAGATTCCATGTAGAGAGGGAATCTCCGCCATATCCGGTGTATTCCCTGATGAGTTCGCTAGTTTCAGTTCCTCTACTAAATGTTCAGCAGATTTCATTTTTTTCATAAAGATCACAACTTCAGGGTTTTCTTTCTTATACTCTTCAACACGGTTACTCAGCATAGAAGAATACACCCAAATGGTAAGTGTGCTGCTCCCATTCTCTTGCGATTGTATGGCTGGTTTTGGTTTTAATCCGAATAGATAGATCCCTATTAAGAAAATCACGATGATGCTGCTAATAAATAACGTTCTCTTCATAGAGGCCTTCCCTTCTGATTATTAAATTGGAATCCCCTTTTTTCCAGAAATAATTGTCACAATTATTAATGAAGCAATTGTACTTAAGGACAAAATAGAAGCCAGCGCTGCTGCAGTACCGTAGCTTGACGTAAAAACTTGTGAATAGATGGCAACCGTGATGGTTGAAGTAGCTCCTGTATAAAGAACAATCGTCGAACTCAGTTCATTAATGGTCGTCACCCAGCTTAGAATCGCTCCAGACAATACACCAGGCAGCATGAGGATTGCTGTAGTTTTAAAGAATGTTTTCATTGGCGGGACGCCTAAGCTGATAGACGCTTCCTCCACACTGCGGTCAATTTGGTAAAGGATGGCGGTACTTGACCTCATCGTATATGGCAGCTTTCTAATACTATAAGCAATGACCAGGATAATCCAGGTTCCTGTTAATTCAATCGGTGGCTTATTAAACGCTACAATAAAACTAATCCCTAACACCGTACCTGGTATAACATATGGA
This window encodes:
- a CDS encoding extracellular solute-binding protein, encoding MKRTLFISSIIVIFLIGIYLFGLKPKPAIQSQENGSSTLTIWVYSSMLSNRVEEYKKENPEVVIFMKKMKSAEHLVEELKLANSSGNTPDMAEIPSLHGIFPFVEDQSIMPVDEYVEEEFAASLIEVIKVRFSTNENLYALPLGYEVPILYVNRNKYKDKLNIQTLQDLWEKSDSKKIILADAMYPWYKLNMLPPDLSETDQSKDEDLFFSEYSSMMALTDFVNGHAGVLISSSSKLHLLEKLIGSTFTWEPMAFPSSSERLLVNGSGLSVFQNRDASKETIQSFFSYVQEKDVILKMSVEGTLIPPIKTVAESEQYISHFRQYPAYQLSIKQSIGKQGFDLTSEDEKRWNQVTDE